In Quercus robur chromosome 10, dhQueRobu3.1, whole genome shotgun sequence, a genomic segment contains:
- the LOC126701836 gene encoding uncharacterized protein LOC126701836: MSLVATEVYSWGSGANYQLGTGNEHIQKLPCKVDSLHGSYIKLVSFAKFHSVAVSARGEVYTWGFGRGGRLGHPDFDIHSGQAAVITPRQVTSGLGSRRVKAIAAAKHHTVVATEGGKVFTWGSNRDTNDTGSPATT, translated from the exons ATGTCTTTAGTTGCTACAGAGGTGTATAGTTGGGGAAGTGGTGCAAACTATCAACTTGGAACTGGCAATGAACACATACAAAAATTACCATGTAAAGTTGATTCACTTCATGGTTCTTATATCAAGTTGGTTTCTTTTGCAAAGTTCCATAGTGTAGCAGTCAGTGCCCGAGGAGAGGTCTATACTTGGGGATTTGGAAGGGGGGGCCGCCTTGGGCACCCTGACTTTGATATACACAG TGGTCAAGCTGCAGTTATCACGCCCCGTCAGGTGACTTCTGGTTTAGGGTCCCGTCGGGTGAAGGCAATTGCAGCAGCTAAACATCACACTGTTGTCGCTACAGAGGGTGGGAAAGTATTCACTTGGGGATCCAACAGAG ATACAAATGATACGGGATCCCCAGCGACAACTTGA
- the LOC126701833 gene encoding putative disease resistance RPP13-like protein 1 gives MECEEVPTLGQLPCLRVLEIIGMGKVRCIGSEYNFYSDGSYRNTTTLFPALRILKLEGMKTLEEWKDAKELTTADEVLLVFPCLEELTLRSCYKLRDLPESLHTCVSLQKLVVQDCHKLRSLPGVPSIIRCGIEDLHSGLQCVEYLENGYCRLPSSSTSSIHPSLQKLKLKLYSLNSLLVLDQIQYFIALKILWIEGSYQMAALPEWLGNLSSLQWLCIVSCWNLVHLPTEETMRRLTQLKTLIIYECPKFEDNERIKISHVPWVKINQEEPYCSDFKQQEVCF, from the exons GTTCTTGAAATAATAGGAATGGGGAAGGTAAGATGTATAGGAAGTGAGTATAACTTTTACAGTGATGGAAGTTACAGAAATACTACTACATTATTTCCGGCATTGAGAATACTCAAATTGGAGGGGATGAAAACCCTAGAAGAGTGGAAGGATGCAAAGGAGTTGACAACCGCAGATGAGGTGTTGTTGGTGTTTCCTTGCCTTGAGGAGTTGACCCTTAGAAGTTGTTATAAACTGAGAGATTTGCCAGAATCACTGCACACCTGCGTTTCCCTTCAAAAGTTGGTAGTACAGGATTGTCATAAGCTAAGGTCATTGCCAGGTGTCCCATCCATAATAAGGTGTGGTATTGAAGACCTACACAGTGGGTTACAGTGTGTTGAATATTTGGAGAATGGTTATTGTCGTCTGCCTTCTTCTTCTACCTCCTCCATTCACCCCTCCCTCCAAAAGCTAAAGCTCAAATTGTATTCTCTCAACTCTCTCTTGGTCCTGGACCAAATTCAATATTTCATTGCCCTTAAAATTCTGTGGATAGAGGGATCTTATCAGATGGCAGCTTTGCCAGAGTGGTTGGGCAATCTTtcctctcttcaatggctgtgtATTGTGAGTTGCTGGAATTTGGTGCATCTGCCCACCGAGGAAACCATGCGACGCCTCACCCAATTGAAAACGCTGATCATTTATGAATGCCCCAAATTTGAAGACAATGAGCGGATCAAGATTAGCCACGTTCCATGGGTTAAAATCAATCA GGAGGAGCCATATTGCTCTGATTTCAAACAGCAAGAAGTTTGCTTCTAA